The region GACGAAGTCCCCCGGCGCGACCTCGGTGACACCCTCGCCGACGGACTCGACGATCCCGGCGGCCTCGTGGCCCAGCAGGAACGGGAACTCGTCGTTGATCCCGCCCTCGCGGTAGTGCAGGTCGGTGTGACAGACGCCGCACGCCTGGATCTGCACGACGGCCTCGCCCGGCCCCGGATCCGGGATCACGATCGTCTCGACGGAGACCGGCTTGCCCTTGCTGTGCGCGACGACTCCGCGGACCTCTTGTGCCATTACCGTTCCACTCCAGTCATCTCGTCGGTGAGTGCCGTGCGCTCGTCCGCACGACAGTCGGGTCGATCCTGCCCTGTCCCCGAGAGCCTTCCATGCGCGTCCCGCCATGTCGTGCGGCGGACGGGGCGGATCCCTTCGGGCCCGGGGCGGCTCCTCCACCAGCCCCGACGGCGTCCACGGAACGGATCCAGATGCCGTTGCGGGTACGCCCGAGGTCCAGCGTCATCGGATCGAGGCACTGGTCCCGCCTGCGGTGGGTGTCGAAGAGCGACACGTCGTCGAACACCTGGGAGCAGCCACCGGTGCGGGCACAGCAATGAGC is a window of Pseudonocardia sp. T1-2H DNA encoding:
- a CDS encoding FDXHR family putative zinc-binding protein, with product MSCCGYAWVGADRAHCCARTGGCSQVFDDVSLFDTHRRRDQCLDPMTLDLGRTRNGIWIRSVDAVGAGGGAAPGPKGSAPSAARHGGTRMEGSRGQGRIDPTVVRTSARHSPTR